A window of Ranitomeya variabilis isolate aRanVar5 chromosome 2, aRanVar5.hap1, whole genome shotgun sequence contains these coding sequences:
- the TPH1 gene encoding tryptophan 5-hydroxylase 1 encodes MYNRRADRPRRVKSFDSMNISFDDNHINNEFNKSNYMKNEDNKENNESVAERSRASVIFSLKNEVGGLVKALRLFQEKHVNLIHIESRKSKRRNSEFEIFLDCDSSREQLNEIFQLLRPHVNLISMNPPENFSVEEDDMESVPWFPTKISDLDKCANRVLMYGSDLDADHPGFKDNVYRKRRKYFADVAMNYRYGDPIPRIEFTEEEVKTWGTVFRELNKLYPSHACREYLKNLPLLTKHCGYREDNIPQLEDVSRFLKERTGFTIRPVAGYLSPRDFLAGLAFRVFHCTQYVRHSSDPLYTPEPDTCHEILGHVPLLAEPSFAQFSQEIGLASLGASDEAVLKLATCYFFTVEFGLCKQEGKLKVYGAGLLSSISELKHSLSGNAKVKPFDPMVTCTQECIITTFQDVYFYSESFEEAKEKMREFAKTIKRPFGLKYNPYTQSVEVLKDTQSITILVSELRHELDIVSDALNKMNKQLGV; translated from the exons ATGTACAACCGCCGAGCCGACAGACCCCGCAGAGTAAAGTCCTTTGACTCCATGAACATAAGTTTTGATGATAACCACATAAATAATGAG TTCAATAAATCAAATTATATGAAGAACGAAGACAACAAAGAAAATAATGAGAGTGTGGCTGAAAGGAGCCGAGCATCTGTGATATTTTCCCTGAAAAATGAAGTTGGAGGACTCGTGAAAGCGCTCAGACTTTTTCAG GAAAAGCATGTTAATCTCATTCACATTGAATCCCGAAAATCAAAAAGAAGAAATTCGGAGTTTGAGATTTTCCTGGACTGTGACAGTAGCAGAGAGCAGCTGAATGAGATCTTCCAGCTTCTCCGGCCACATGTCAATCTGATCTCCATGAATCCCCCGGAAAACTTCAGCGTTGAGGAGGACG ATATGGAAAGTGTTCCTTGGTTTCCTACCAAAATCTCTGACCTGGATAAATGCGCGAACAGAGTGCTGATGTACGGATCTGACCTGGATGCAGACCACCCT GGTTTCAAGGACAATGTGTATCGCAAGAGAAGAAAGTACTTTGCAGATGTGGCCATGAACTACAGATA CGGGGACCCAATACCTCGTATTGAATTTACTGAAGAGGAGGTGAAGACTTGGGGCACAGTTTTTCGAGAGTTGAATAAATTATACCCATCCCACGCCTGCCGAGAATATCTCAAGAACCTTCCACTATTGACCAAACACTGCGGATACCGGGAAGATAATATTCCCCAACTAGAAGACGTTTCAAGATTTCTTAAAG AACGCACAGGATTCACAATCCGACCTGTCGCCGGATATTTATCTCCTAGAGACTTCTTGGCTGGTTTAGCATTTCGGGTTTTCCATTGCACCCAATATGTGAGGCACAGTTCAGACCCCCTGTACACCCCTGAACC TGACACTTGCCATGAGATCCTTGGGCACGTTCCTCTTCTGGCTGAGCCGAGTTTTGCGCAGTTTTCCCAGGAAATTGGCTTGGCATCTTTAGGGGCATCGGATGAAGCGGTGCTGAAGCTGGCGACT TGCTACTTTTTCACAGTAGAATTTGGATTGTGCAAACAAGAGGGGAAATTAAAAGTGTACGGGGCTGGACTGCTCTCCTCCATTAGTGAACTCAAG CACTCACTCTCAGGGAATGCCAAAGTAAAGCCTTTTGACCCCATGGTGACCTGCACTCAAGagtgcatcatcaccaccttccagGACGTCTACTTCTACTCCGAAAGTTTTGAAGAAGCCAAAGAAAAAATGAG GGAGTTTGCAAAGACCATCAAGCGACCCTTTGGACTGAAGTACAATCCATACACCCAAAGCGTGGAGGTCCTTAAAGACACCCAGAGTATCACCATTCTGGTGAGCGAACTGCGCCATGAACTAGATATTGTCAGCGACGCTCTGAATAAGATGAATAAGCAGCTCGGGGTTTGA